The genomic window TATTACACCGGGAGAAGCCGCTATTATAGCCGCAGACATAGCTACAAAAAATGCTGCGGTAGAAATAGGTTTCGTAGACAGATTTACAGGTTCCGTGGTGTTAAGCGGAGATGTGTCCAGTATTGAATCAGCAGTAAGCGAGGTAGTTGGTTACTTTCAAAATACTCTCAGATTTAGTATTACCGAAATAACAAGGTCGTGATAATTTGAAGCGTATACTTTTAATAGGAAGAACTGAATGCGGAAAGACAACTCTTGTACAGAGATTAAACGGACAGGCATTAAAGTATGAGAAGACACAGATGCTCGGGTATTATGACAACATGCTGGACACGCCCGGAGAATACATGGAAAACAGAGCATTATACAAGGCGCTTATCATTAGTTCCTATGACTGTGATGTAATAGGAATGGTACAGGCCTTAAATGACGAAAGAAGTGTTTTCCCGCCCAATTTTTCATCTGCATTTACTAAGCCCGTAATAGGGATTATTTCCAAGGCAGATCTTGGCGGAGACGTGGAGAGAGCAGAGGAAATACTGAAAGATGCAGGGGCAGAGCAGACATTCGTGATCAGCTCATACAATAATGAAGGAATATCAGCCCTGTATGAATATCTCGATGATGAAACAAGTTCATAGGGGCAAAAATACATGTTCTTAACTAAATAAAAATTTATTTGGGAATAAAGACAGAGGGTGATAATCAAATGGATTCATACGGGTATATAGAAACTATGGG from Sebaldella sp. S0638 includes these protein-coding regions:
- a CDS encoding BMC domain-containing protein; translated protein: MDEKKQRMIQEYVPGRQLTLAHIIASPQKELAKKIGLDGNKVNAIGILTITPGEAAIIAADIATKNAAVEIGFVDRFTGSVVLSGDVSSIESAVSEVVGYFQNTLRFSITEITRS
- a CDS encoding EutP/PduV family microcompartment system protein, encoding MKRILLIGRTECGKTTLVQRLNGQALKYEKTQMLGYYDNMLDTPGEYMENRALYKALIISSYDCDVIGMVQALNDERSVFPPNFSSAFTKPVIGIISKADLGGDVERAEEILKDAGAEQTFVISSYNNEGISALYEYLDDETSS